The Plasmodium malariae genome assembly, chromosome: 3 genome window below encodes:
- the PmUG01_03029300 gene encoding conserved Plasmodium protein, unknown function, whose translation MHVDICEYVCIHGLNIPAIPAGKPTHSNKSTFCKLHFEETGEVEFKSCIRNINHRNKTSVFDGTQNEWSDKGEEKKSNSHRIMKKRIFDKSSSLEIKGIFHDNLSNTSTIKHGKRINTDVRSFYIFSKDTNDKIERKSSKKISSYSLEKNPCKWGVDVLRYSLPPPKKMYRHVDNLSTCLIPNISEDSIIPKKNKNNYATQLEKSLCPKENIFIPNSSRKLIRVHESKLEMNCVPKDCEGSRIRTTPIPHPGNLNAHLTPLVECGRKSLYINPTCRNKICSVSFNYEQEPSPYRSGKRIGYLGATSENSIFLF comes from the exons ATGCATGTGGACATATGtgaatatgtatgtatacatgggCTCAACATTCCTGC TATACCTGCCGGAAAGCCAACACACTCGAATAAGTCTACCTTTTGTAAa TTACATTTCGAGGAGACAGGGGAAGTAGAATTTAAAAGCTgcataagaaatattaatcaTAGAAATAAAACCTCTGTGTTTGACGGAACTCAAAATGAATGGAGTG ATAAGggagaggaaaaaaaatctaATTCTCAtagaattatgaaaaaacgAATTTTTGATAAATCTTCCTCCTTagaaataaaaggaatatttCATGATAACCTTTCCAATACTTCAACCATAAAACACGGAAAGAGAATTAACACTGATGTTAGAagtttctatatattttccaaGGATAC CAATGACAAAATCGAAAGAAAAAG CTCCAAAAAGATCAGCAGCTATAGTTTAGAAAAAAATCCATGTAAGTGGGGCGTGGACGTCTTGAGATATTCCCTGCCCCCACccaaaaaaatgtatagaCATGTAGACAACTTATCG ACTTGTTTGATTCCTAACATAAGCGAAGATTCAATTATTccgaaaaaaaataaaaataattatgctACACAGTTGGAG aAATCATTATGTCCTAAggagaatatttttattccaaaCTCGAGCAGAAAGCTAATTCGCGTGCACGAGTCCAAGTTAGAG ATGAACTGCGTTCCAAAGGATTGCGAAGGAAGTAGAATAAGGACCACCCCAATTCCTCATCCGGGAAATTTGAAT GCCCACTTGACGCCCCTTGTAGAATGTGGAAGAAAGTCATTGTACATAAACCCAACATGCAGAAATAAGATATGCTCCGTTTCCTTTAATT ATGAACAAGAGCCCTCACCTTATAGGTCAGGAAAAAGAATAGGCTATCTTGGAGCTACAAGTGaaaattcaatatttttattttaa
- the PmUG01_03029700 gene encoding conserved Plasmodium protein, unknown function, which produces MSEKRIMKEDINMDNNKGNNKDINMDNNKGNNKDINMDNNKGNNEDINMDNNEDNNKDNNEDNNEDNNKDNNEDNNEDNNKDNNEDNNEDNNKDNNEDNNEDNNEEFINSEDIIREGTFSHNKNENQRGIEKMVSMDSLENISPSKHQNNNQDNNSKMLEEMAGGSTTLYSDVTIGPTQREITDGNNLLLKSNGLKSGMSKIDMSGVYGSTQSKAVANVAANVAANVADEAVANVADEATPLGDNASLEENTEHVTVDRSKSGYTYEHPSGKSALKKNSYLSMEEKVEEIICNDKKKIKTSYEERKQEGEAHKTDGVDDDKVKDDKVKDDKVKDDKVKDDKVKDDRVKDERVKDERVQGKGSSDINCTNNEYNEKRVKSSLSSSEDVQEGDGDSAPPLNKFNSTSTEMPSNNELLGRTYSNKNIKFFQKEEKIDNCVDEINYRTSKSKAHDQGKEKRDMNNNRIYKTPQKIKNIDEFLTEKRSNQGVTVFVGEKIQKVKADFKYGEDVPVKTHSRTIYESQYSEEYRYHELHGERIIEKKNEKTVFIAQRCERSNADARAGEALIKKKPEKIVFEAQRCERSNADARAGEELVKKIPEKSIFEAQRCERSNADARAGEAIVKKTPEKAVFEAQRCERSNADARAGEELVKKIPEKSIFEAQRCERSNADARAGENIKEKGNGMYVFESQGSISSTADVRSCEKLEEKNNEKVIYEAQKCKESIADFRSSDKIKEVMKRNLSDECHTI; this is translated from the coding sequence ATGAGTGAAAAAAGAATCATGAAGGAGGATATTAATATGGATAATAATAAGGGTAATAATAAGGATATTAATATGGATAATAATAAGGGTAATAATAAGGATATTAATATGGATAATAATAAGGGTAATAATGAGGATATTAATATGGATAATAATGAGGATAATAACAAGGATAATAATGAGGATAATAATGAGGATAATAACAAGGATAATAATGAGGATAATAATGAGGATAATAACAAGGATAATAATGAGGATAATAATGAGGATAATAACAAGGATAATAATGAGGATAATAATGAGGATAATAATGAGGAGTTCATTAACTCAGAGGACATAATAAGAGAAGGGACGTTTTCACATAATAAGAATGAAAATCAGAGAGGAATAGAGAAAATGGTTTCAATGGATTCACTTGAAAATATTTCTCCATCCAAGcatcaaaataataatcaaGACAACAACTCTAAAATGTTGGAAGAAATGGCAGGTGGTTCTACTACGCTATATAGCGATGTAACTATAGGACCAACTCAACGTGAAATAACAGATGGAAATAATTtgcttttaaaaagtaatggCTTAAAAAGTGGTATGTCTAAAATAGATATGTCAGGTGTATATGGGTCCACACAATCAAAAGCAGTAGCAAACGTAGCAGCAAACGTAGCAGCAAACGTAGCAGATGAAGCAGTAGCAAACGTAGCAGATGAAGCAACCCCCCTAGGTGATAACGCATCACTTGAAGAAAACACAGAACATGTAACAGTCGATCGGAGCAAAAGTGGTTACACTTACGAACATCCCAGTGGAAAAAGCGCTTTGAAGAAGAATTCCTATTTAAGCATGGAGGAAAAAGTAGAAGAAATCATATGCaatgataagaaaaaaataaagacgTCATATGAGGAAAGGAAACAGGAGGGGGAAGCACACAAAACGGATGGCGTAGATGATGACAAAGTGAAGGATGACAAAGTGAAGGATGACAAAGTGAAGGATGACAAAGTGAAGGATGACAAAGTGAAGGATGACAGAGTGAAGGATGAAAGAGTGAAGGATGAAAGAGTACAGGGAAAAGGCAGTTCGGACATAAATTGCACCAACAAcgaatataatgaaaaaagggTAAAGAGCAGTTTAAGTAGTAGTGAAGACGTACAAGAAGGAGATGGTGATAGTGCTCCtcctttaaataaatttaattctaCTTCTACTGAGATGCCATCCAATAATGAACTGCTAGGTAGAACATATTCgaataagaatataaaattttttcaaaaagaagaaaaaatagataattGTGTTGATGAGATAAACTATAGGACAAGTAAAAGCAAAGCACATGACCAAGGCAAGGAAAAAAGggatatgaataataataggatatataaaactccacaaaaaataaaaaatatagatgaATTCTTAACggaaaaaagaagtaatCAAGGAGTAACTGTCTTTGTAGgggaaaaaatacaaaaggTTAAAGCTGATTTTAAATATGGTGAAGATGTACCTGTTAAAACTCATAGTCGAACAATATATGAATCACAGTATAGTGAGGAATATAGGTACCATGAATTACATGGTGAAAGAATCATTGAAAAGAAGAATGAGAAAACTGTTTTTATAGCACAAAGATGTGAAAGAAGTAATGCAGATGCACGTGCGGGGGAAGCgctaattaaaaagaaaccagaaaaaattgttttcgAAGCACAAAGATGTGAAAGAAGTAATGCAGATGCAAGAGCAGGGGAAGAACTAGTTAAGAAAATTCCAGAAAAAAGCATTTTCGAAGCACAAAGATGTGAAAGAAGTAATGCAGATGCACGAGCGGGGGAAGCAATAGTTAAGAAAACTCCAGAAAAAGCCGTTTTCGAAGCACAAAGATGTGAAAGAAGTAATGCAGATGCAAGAGCAGGGGAAGAATTAGTTAAGAAAATTCCAGAAAAAAGCATTTTCGAAGCACAAAGGTGTGAAAGAAGTAATGCAGATGCACGGGCTGGAGAAAACATAAAGGAAAAAGGTAATGGCATGTATGTATTCGAATCGCAAGGTAGTATTAGCAGTACTGCTGATGTAAGATCATGTGAAaaattagaagaaaaaaacaatgaAAAGGTAATATATGAAGCCcaaaaatgtaaagaaaGTATTGCAGATTTTAGATCTTCAGATAAGATAAAAGAAGTCATGAAAAGAAACTTGTCCGATGAGTGTCACACCATCTAG
- the PmUG01_03029400 gene encoding tRNAHis guanylyltransferase, putative, with product MANSKFAYVKLYEEEKKIMLNCYFIIRIDGCDFKKFIKVHEYKKPNDIRGLNLMNECAIGVIKKFDEIDMCYGHSDEFSFLFRKNAKLWNRRYDKILTSVVSYFTSYFMYRWKIYFFNKELVYPPCFDARIIIYPSEKEIKDYFSWRQVDCHINTQYNECFWNLVLKSNYTHEQAYKFLLTTQTKDKNELLFSKFHINYNNIPDIFRRGTIIIRNKNFKKKVNMKCTTSSCSTTIYDHNSVIISNATVHLGPLKNTNENKLDKNTHEKLIDDYNLCTISKDDDIINAEVSIATSSEQQKINTLNKFIISHENLVSEKFWGKYDFIFKKKATGGVEVEGK from the coding sequence ATGGCTAACAGCAAATTTgcttatgtaaaattatacgaagaagagaaaaaaattatgctcAACTGTTACTTCATTATAAGAATAGATGGATgtgattttaaaaaatttataaaagtacatgaatataaaaagcCAAATGATATACGAGGGCTTAATTTAATGAATGAATGTGCAATTGGCGTTATAAAAAAGTTTGATGAAATAGATATGTGTTATGGGCACTCCGACGAGTTTAGCtttttatttagaaaaaatgcGAAATTATGGAATAGAAGGTATGACAAAATATTAACTAGTGTTGTATCTTATTTTACatcttattttatgtatagatggaaaatttattttttcaacaaAGAATTAGTTTATCCGCCATGTTTTGATGcaagaataattatatatccatctgaaaaggaaataaagGATTATTTTTCATGGAGGCAAGTAGACTGTCATATTAATACACAGTATAATGAATGCTTTTGGAATTTAGtattaaaaagtaattaCACACATGAACaagcatataaatttttgttaacAACACAAACTAAGGATAAAAACGAATTGCTCTTCTCAAAAtttcatattaattataacaacaTCCCAGATATATTTAGAAGAggaacaataataattagaaataaaaattttaaaaaaaaagtaaatatgaAATGTACCACTAGTAGCTGTAGTACCACTATATATGACCATAATTCAGTCATTATTAGTAATGCCACTGTTCACTTAGGTCCTCTTAAAAAtactaatgaaaataaattggACAAAAATACTCATGAAAAACTAATCGAtgattataatttatgtactATTAGTAAGGATGATGATATTATCAATGCTGAGGTTTCTATTGCAACGTCGAGTgaacaacaaaaaattaacacCTTAAACAAGTTTATCATTTCACATGAAAATTTAGTTAGCGAAAAATTTTGGGGAAAGTacgattttatttttaaaaagaaggCCACAGGAGGGGTGGAGGTGGAAGGGAAGTGA
- the PmUG01_03029600 gene encoding conserved Plasmodium protein, unknown function has translation MIRKIRTIFFFFFFANIKLAKFEKSLFNYLSEISFSESFENLFEKCLQIPNTLCLGGTTTVISPPSVHKGLIAHWTFDDVYALDSSSNNNHMHKLIRPAPSFNGRGHSGAFIGDMAGFVPAGDALKTVQVFWIYLLERSTNYFRNVISQIDKGEEKIAVLLHPHITKLSVRVTGENNSNEGLSSMGYIPLRRWTNIAIRLNEEEIEIYINGVYDNSVYLKNRVTEKGGDINIGKNKNYSSFNGYLDEIYFYNRSLHKSEIKSFSIPSITGIYDTDFVYVGNYSCNYMTAKSKDLCKENYKLCTLFDLYNGAIHYARVNGILTETANLWTSDDTENSFEKEEKRIALCCKIYDYAD, from the exons ATGATACGAAAAATTCgaaccattttttttttctttttttttgcaaacataaaattagcaaaatttgaaaaatccCTATTTAATTACTTAAGTGAAATATCTTTTTCTGAATCGTTTGAAAACTTGTTTGAGAAATGTCTTCAAATACCAAATACACTTTGCTTAGGGGGCACTACAACAGTTATAAGTCCTCCTAGTGTTCATAAGGGACTGATAGCCCACTGGACTTTTGACGATGTGTATGCACTTGACTCTAGCTCAAACAACAATCATATGCACAAACTTATAAGACCTGCTCCCAGCTTCAATGGTCGCGGTCATAGCGGGGCCTTTATAGGAG ATATGGCGGGATTTGTCCCTGCTGGTGATGCACTAAAAACGGTTCA agtATTCTGGATATACCTGCTGGAAAGGTCAACAAATTACTTTCGTAACGTAATTTCACAAAT AGATAAGGGGGAGGAAAAAATCGCAGTCCTACTGCACCCCCACATTACTAAACTATCAGTACGAGTAACAGGCGAAAACAATTCGAACGAAGGACTATCATCTATGGGATATATCCCTCTAAGAAGGTGGACAAATATTGCTATAAGATTAAACGAAGaggaaatagaaatatatattaatggcGTATATGATAATtctgtttatttaaaaaatagagtTACTGAAAAAGGAggagatataaatataggtAAGAATAAGAATTATTCAAGTTTTAATGGTTATTTagatgaaatatatttttataatagaaGTCTGCACAAATCAGAAATCAAATCATTTTCTATACCTAGTATAACAGGTATATATGACACAGATTTTGTGTATGTAGGTAATTATAGTTGTAATTATATGACAGCTAAAAGTAAGGATCTAtgtaaagaaaattataaattatgtacTTTATTTGATTTATATAATGGTGCTATTCATTATGCTAGAGTTAATGGAATTTTAACAGAAACAGCCAACTTGTGGACATCCGACGATACAGAAAACTCGTttgaaaaagaagagaaacgAATTGCTCTCtgttgtaaaatatatgattatgcTGATTAG
- the PmUG01_03029200 gene encoding conserved Plasmodium protein, unknown function yields the protein MKGIHSYCSLLCFSFLFLTYGSNLGTTHVAHVAITRIRDEEGKNKNEKEEITKGQYSYIEEGTKRDEQVGHSAKETDKHNDEQSDELSDDKTDIQRTEKENVDSSEHSGDDGMDEYFNVDVEELSLFPDPNELYDFLMEEKKEENGKSSRSTSTDSRDSSGNGSSSGSSRSLPRNKTLENLKGAIKSGNLTREHFLQLYKSALSHFDVDGYTFLMQKIMHKEYNERFAQKVKRLNESNPHCDKVEKHDERKAKQKRKRRAPNEMGGNNIDYPGGPVRSTYGNNLSKWMKDSLENIESPESIKEPGLANMLIQSLTMVKGLIQSVASSVVDIVPPLIPPPIWINRPLPCLPMVTGKNCLGSILYPITAAEFVTADITDSIMNGVISSFPAKYASKVGKTSDTLYRICAMAYLGMYCASIFPICWLPVGLRVSETMSLCFPQCLATLIACPGFWIDDIEGPCSNTSVPPFCSFSIFVNQKIVPPQLTSYDDSHNYPSTCPSKDDEYDIPDELYEHEKETNDMFLKEKKAYSKLSILPIIYPNLVPNLYNNKTKIHEMETCKCMDIIHLCKKHFAIPVIRNGNSVFNSTHEEPVKLSSMQNKCCKKCKPIWKILFPTEKKVDLRGSPVYPRRAKLLSGIVQR from the coding sequence ATGAAGGGTATACATTCATATTGTTCTCTTTTgtgcttttcttttttgttcttaaCATATGGATCAAACTTAGGGACGACTCACGTTGCCCATGTTGCTATTACACGGATAAGAGATGAGGaggggaaaaataaaaatgaaaaggaagaaattacaaaaggacaatattcatatatagaGGAAGGAACGAAGAGGGACGAACAAGTGGGACATAGTGCCAAGGAAACTGATAAACATAATGATGAACAGAGTGATGAACTAAGCGATGATAAGACGGATATTCAAAGAACCGAAAAAGAAAACGTGGACAGTAGTGAGCACAGCGGCGATGACGGGATGGATGAATATTTCAATGTCGACGTGGAGGAACTAAGTCTGTTTCCGGACCCGAACGAGTTGTACGACTTTTTAATGGAGGAGAAAAAGGAGGAAAATGGTAAAAGTAGTAGAAGTACAAGTACCGACAGTCGCGATAGCAGTGGTAATGGTAGTAGCAGCGGCAGTAGTAGAAGTTTACCGAGAAACAAAACGCTTGAAAACTTAAAGGGTGCTATAAAAAGTGGAAACCTGACGAGGGAGCATTTCCTGCAATTGTACAAGTCGGCGCTAAGCCATTTCGACGTAGATGGCTATACCTTTTTAATGCAAAAGATAATGCATAAGGAGTATAACGAAAGATTTGCTCAAAAAGTTAAGAGGTTGAATGAATCTAATCCTCATTGTGATAAGGTGGAAAAACATGATGAAAGGaaagcaaaacaaaaaagaaaaagaagagcACCAAACGAAATGGGTGGAAATAATATAGATTACCCTGGAGGACCTGTGAGATCAACTTATGGAAATAATTTAAGCAAATGGATGAAAGATTCTTTAGAAAACATTGAAAGTCCTGAGTCTATAAAAGAACCAGGTTTAGCTAATATGTTAATACAAAGTTTGACTATGGTTAAGGGTCTTATTCAATCAGTAGCAAGCTCAGTTGTAGATATTGTACCTCCATTAATACCTCCACCTATATGGATAAATAGACCACTTCCATGTTTACCAATGGTAACaggaaaaaattgtttaGGTTCTATACTATACCCAATAACAGCTGCAGAATTTGTTACAGCAGATATAACAGATAGTATTATGAATGGTGTTATATCAAGCTTTCCAGCAAAATATGCATCTAAAGTGGGTAAAACATCTGATACACTATACCGTATATGTGCTATGGCATATTTAGGTATGTACTGTGCATCTATATTTCCTATATGTTGGTTACCAGTAGGATTACGAGTTTCTGAGACTATGTCTCTTTGTTTCCCTCAATGTTTAGCTACTCTTATAGCATGTCCAGGATTCTGGATTGACGATATTGAAGGACCATGTAGTAATACATCTGTACCTccattttgttctttttcaatttttgttAATCAGAAAATTGTTCCTCCACAATTAACTTCTTATGATGATTCTCATAATTATCCTTCTACATGTCCATCCAAAGATGATGAATATGATATACCAGATGAGTTATATGAACATGAAAAGGAAACTAATGATATGttcttaaaagaaaaaaaggccTATTCAAAATTATCCATATTACCTATCATATATCCAAACCTAGTCCCAAATTTGTATAACAACAAAACGAAGATACATGAAATGGAAACATGCAAATGCATGGACataattcatttatgtaAGAAGCACTTTGCTATACCTGTTATAAGAAATGGCAATTCTGTTTTTAATTCCACACATGAGGAGCCTGTTAAATTGTCTTCTATGCAAAACAAGTGTTGCAAAAAATGCAAGCCCATTTGGAAAATTCTGTTTCCCACTGAGAAAAAAGTCGACTTAAGGGGCTCTCCTGTGTATCCTCGACGTGCCAAGTTACTATCCGGTATTGTGCAGCGCTGA
- the PmUG01_03029500 gene encoding conserved Plasmodium protein, unknown function — translation MVPSNNASFNSKLFKLEKIYRRNHSIHYYLKRKDVVTALAEVRKGSSAFVRDKCNRTALDMAIVLFMKKFHESIFTSLITDYLYIDDNIEKKNEEKKKKKNFPYNTRDTVKYDDKCRFYPYEPILKECTKVNKQQGIKDLIYAKDSPSLLLLQRKIKYVPLLIKHGSNYEKKNSLFLLEKAFIMPMSKNVQAQLNEELRNMRALLFFIKMISTNVSLKKYSEDVIKDEISKLSFPYLYNITIHTLFKIFYSDYGQVKKWDLKNPANSRKLVSKILSNNLMGNEIIKFIGKSLFYFSNLVHIFGQKVFKQNSVISQYLLHMSFTLDNEYLFNVIINKNNLFQQVDIFHWDKLIESMSSQKHKLSSYYKPLLYARLNKLFLDKLEEVLCTNEKKTKKDNDHLEKRKNKCRSTSKMFSKYKEILDAPNCNALESAIKHTLMQFTKEGLTGHLLVSSSSGLSSIAA, via the coding sequence ATGGTGCCGTCAAATAATGCATCATTTAACAGTAAACTGTTCAAATTAGAAAAGATTTACAGAAGGAATCATtctattcattattatttgaaaagaaaagatgTAGTAACAGCCTTAGCTGAAGTGAGAAAAGGCTCTTCCGCCTTTGTAAGGGATAAATGTAATAGGACAGCTCTAGATATGGctatagtattatttatgaaaaaattccATGAGTCTATTTTTACTTCTCTCATTAcagattatttatatatagacgataacatagaaaaaaaaaatgaagaaaaaaaaaaaaaaaaaaattttccttaCAACACTAGAGACACAGTAAAGTACGATGACAAATGCAGATTCTATCCGTATGAACCTATATTAAAAGAGTGTACAAAAGTAAATAAGCAACAAGGTATAAAAGATCTTATATATGCTAAGGATTCCCCATCATTGCTTCTTctacaaagaaaaataaaatatgtaccTCTGTTAATCAAACATGGCAGTAATTACGAAAAAAAGAACTCATTATTTCTTCTCGAAAAAGCATTCATAATGCCAATGTCCAAAAATGTGCAAGCACaattaaatgaagaattACGAAATATGAGGgctctattattttttataaaaatgatcaGTACAAAtgtttcattaaaaaaatattctgaaGATGTTATTAAAGATGAAATTTCGAAATTATCTTTTCCCTATTTGTACAATATAACTATTCAtactctttttaaaattttttattctgaCTATGGTCAGGTAAAAAAGTGGGATTTAAAAAACCCCGCAAATTCCAGAAAATTAGTTAGTAAAATActttcaaataatttaatgggcaatgaaataattaaatttattggaaaatctttattttatttttctaatttagtTCATATATTTGGTCAAAAAGTATTTAAACAGAATTCTGTGATATCTCAATATTTACTACATATGTCTTTTACCCTAgataatgaatatttatttaatgttataattaataaaaataatctaTTTCAACAAGTTGATATATTCCATTGGGATAAATTAATAGAGTCTATGTCATCtcaaaaacataaattatcCTCTTATTATAAACCCTTACTTTATGCCAGATtgaacaaattatttttagacAAGCTTGAAGAAGTTTTGtgtacaaatgaaaaaaaaacaaagaaggATAATGACCActtagaaaaaagaaaaaataaatgcagaTCTACTTCTAAAATGTTCagtaaatataaagagaTCCTAGACGCACCCAATTGTAACGCCTTGGAATCGGCAATAAAGCACACACTTATGCAGTTTACAAAGGAGGGGTTGACTGGGCATCTGCTGGTCTCTTCCTCAAGTGGGTTAAGCAGCATAGCGGCATAG